The region taactttaaaactaTTGAAAGCACCTGTGCAAAGGTGGGGGAAAGTCAATTTGAGTAACTAGGAAAGCCACAAAAGGACCCACTACCctgtgtttttgtaatttttgctcCTATCTCTGCAAGTAATAACTCAAACATTGTGATCACATACaactaaggtaaaatgaggtaaaCTGCTCTGCAGTGAGTTATACTTAGAAGGCAGTAGGTGATCATGCTGGAAGTCACATGATCAAGGCTGCATCTCCCATCATCCCTCTGGGCAGTGATATGGGATAGTGGGTCTCTTTGAGGACTTTCAAGCCTGAGGGGGGGATGGACAACATATGATTCATTGCTGGCTTGGGTCCATGTCTGGTCAGCTTCACATAATTGGATGGGAAGAGCCCCACTTGTCCATTGACTTCTCCTTTCCACCAGTCAGGGTCCTCCTTGTTGAGGACGTTGATGATCTGGCCCTTGTTGAAGGCCAGCTCATCATCATTCTGCGTGGTGTAGTTGTACATCCCAATCACCTGGCACACTGCCGCTAATGCTGTTGACTTAGGTGGCTCTGTTGGAGTAATTTTGCTCGTCCCAGGGCTTAGAAGCTTTATATAATTAGCTGGGAACTAGC is a window of Pongo pygmaeus isolate AG05252 chromosome 4, NHGRI_mPonPyg2-v2.0_pri, whole genome shotgun sequence DNA encoding:
- the LOC129036714 gene encoding intersectin-1-like, with protein sequence MYNYTTQNDDELAFNKGQIINVLNKEDPDWWKGEVNGQVGLFPSNYVKLTRHGPKPAMNHMLSIPPSGLKVLKETHYPISLPRGMMGDAALIM